GATAGAGATATTCACCCAGACAGACCCGAAGACGGTAGCAAAATGCAGAACCACAAGCACAACTTGGCGTGTCCGACTGTCTTCCGACGAATTTAGGAGGGACAACACGATCGCAAACAGCGGGAAACACCACAAGCTGTTGCTCCTGATTGGTGACCAAGAGACGTATTGTTCAAGAGTATCTTTCTGTCTTGTGGACTGTCTAGACGGAGGAAGAGTACCCGCGCCAATGCTAAAACAGCTGGGTCCTCGCGGATGGTGGAGTGTCATCGGCTCAGATTGTGGTATGATCTGTGTCCGGTATAGCCGGGCTGGTTTTGATAAGGGACTGATGGTATGGAACCCACTGCTGCGAGTCGCTCGACAACTGGACGATCCGGCAGACACTCTATGGAAACAAGCCGTTATCGGATACGCATTTGGATATCGGGCGGGAACTGAAAATTACTACGTCGTCCATATTT
The DNA window shown above is from Arachis ipaensis cultivar K30076 chromosome B08, Araip1.1, whole genome shotgun sequence and carries:
- the LOC107610975 gene encoding uncharacterized protein LOC107610975; protein product: MANQLAESVVEMGDQVCLDDILIEIFTQTDPKTVAKCRTTSTTWRVRLSSDEFRRDNTIANSGKHHKLLLLIGDQETYCSRVSFCLVDCLDGGRVPAPMLKQLGPRGWWSVIGSDCGMICVRYSRAGFDKGLMVWNPLLRVARQLDDPADTLWKQAVIGYAFGYRAGTENYYVVHISKRYLKNRFLHCNVFNSADGL